The following are from one region of the Phyllostomus discolor isolate MPI-MPIP mPhyDis1 chromosome 9, mPhyDis1.pri.v3, whole genome shotgun sequence genome:
- the RAB5IF gene encoding respirasome Complex Assembly Factor 1 — protein sequence MSGGRRKEESSQPQLANGALKVSVWSKVLRSDAAWEDKDEFLDVIYWFRQIIAVVLGVIWGVLPLRGFLGIAGFCLINAGVLYLYFSNYLQIDEEEYGGTWELTKEGFMTSFALFMVIWIIFYTAIHYD from the exons ATGAGCGGCGGGCGGCGGAAGGAGGAATCGTCTCAGCCGCAGCTGGCCAACGGGGCTCTCAAAGTGTCTGTCTGGAGCAAGGTGCTGCGGAGTGACGCGGCCTGGGAGGACAAG GATGAGTTTTTAGATGTGATCTACTGGTTCCGACAGATCATCGCTGTGGTCCTAGGTGTCATTTGGGGAGTGTTACCATTACGAGGTTTCTTGGGAATAGCGGG GTTTTGCCTGATCAATGCAGGAGTCCTGTACCTCTACTTCAGCAACTACCTACAGATAGATGAGGAAGAATATGGTGGCACATGGGAGCTCACGAAAGAAGGGTTTATGACATCTTTTGCTTTGTTCATG GTCATCTGGATCATCTTTTACACGGCCATCCACTATGACTGA
- the SLA2 gene encoding src-like-adapter 2: protein MGSQPSRGKTLPSPSPSPSLQDQRPVPMQPEKSRATAVALGNFPVGEQAELSLRLGEPLTIVAENGDWWTVLSEVSGRECNVPSVHVAKISHGWLYEGLSREKAEELLLLPGNPGGAFLIRESQTRRGCYSLSVRLSRPASWDRIRHYRIQRLDNGWLYISPRLTFPSLQALVDHYSELADDICCLLKQPCALRRTAPVPGKDIPLPVTVQTEPLNWKELDSSLLFSEASATGEASLLSEGLREALSSYISLTDDILDDAKAQRRGRKGNERYST from the exons ATGGGAAGTCAGCCCAGCAGAGGGAAAACCCTGCCAAGCCCAAGCCCAAGCCCCTCTCTCCAAGACCAGCGTCCTGTACCCATGCAACCAG AGAAGAGCAGGGCCACAGCCGTGGCCCTGGGCAACTTCCCGGTAGGCGAGCAGGCAGAGCTGTCACTGCGGCTGGGGGAGCCACTGACCATCGTCGCTGA GAACGGAGACTGGTGGACGGTGCTGTCAGAGGTCTCAGGCAGAGAGTGCAATGTCCCAAGCGTCCATGTGGCCAAAATCTCCCATGG GTGGCTGTACGAGGGCCTGAGCCGGGAGAAAGCTGAGGAACTGCTGTTGCTGCCTGGAAACCCCGGAGGGGCCTTCCTCATTCGGGAGAGCCAGACCAGGAGAG GCTGTTACTCCCTGTCAGTCCGCCTCAGCCGCCCTGCATCCTGGGACCGGATCAGACACTACAGGATCCAGCGCCTTGACAATGGCTGGCTGTACATCTCCCCGCGCCTTACCTTCCCGTCACTGCAGGCCCTGGTGGACCATTACTCTG AGCTGGCGGATGACATCTGCTGCCTCCTCAAGCAGCCCTGCGCCCTGCGGAGAACCGCCCCAGTCCCTGGCAAGGACATACCCCTACCTGTGACTGTGCAGACGGAGCCCCTCAACTGGAAAGAATTGGACAG CTCCCTCCTGTTCTCTGAAGCTTCTGCCACAGGGGAGGCGTCCCTGCTCAGTGAGGGGCTCCGGGAGGCCCTCAGCTCCTACATCAGCCTGACCGATGACATCTTGGACGATGCCAAAGCCCAAAGGAGAGGCCGAAAGGGGAACGAACGCTACAGCACCTAG